In Elaeis guineensis isolate ETL-2024a chromosome 1, EG11, whole genome shotgun sequence, a genomic segment contains:
- the LOC140852604 gene encoding coniferyl alcohol acyltransferase-like, with translation MGGSKEYAVTVKAKERVAAVLPVQEHWLPLSNLDLLLPAMDVGVFFCYKKPPAKQSKTTFATMVSSLKASLAQALVTYYPFAGEVVTNPVGEPELLCNNRGVDFVEAYADVQLQELRLNNPDESVERKLLPKKKEGVLCVQATELKCGGLVLACTFDHRIADAYSTNIFLVAWAETAASKPISLPPSFRRSLLIPRRPGSHDPSLDRLYVPVSSLPPPPASDEEDAVNRIYYITADDIARIQAAAGRKRTKIEVFTAYLWRVLARGARPEDKVCRMGAVVDGRTRLARGGEMAGYFGNVLSIPYGSLRVEELKDMDLAEAAEAVHGWLRRATTEEHFRGLVDWVEARRPETALARIYAGEKDGGVGCVVSSGRAFPVGEVEFGWGKAVFGSYHFPWGGSAGYVMPMPSSRKNGDWVVYMHMLKNFLDLLEAEEPPVFRPLTTDYFLADGK, from the exons ATGGGTGGAAGCAAAGAGTATGCTGTAACGGTGAAGGCGAAGGAGAGAGTAGCAGCGGTGCTGCCGGTGCAGGAGCACTGGCTGCCACTGTCCAACCTTGACCTGCTGCTGCCGGCAATGGACGTGGGTGTGTTCTTCTGCTACAAAAAGCCACCTGCCAAGCAGAGCAAGACCACCTTCGCCACCATGGTCAGCTCTCTCAAGGCATCACTAGCACAGGCCCTGGTGACCTACTACCCCTTCGCCGGCGAGGTCGTCACCAACCCGGTGGGCGAGCCAGAGCTTCTTTGCAACAACCGTGGAGTGGATTTCGTCGAGGCTTACGCTGATGTCCAGCTCCAAGAGCTGCGCCTCAACAACCCGGACGAAAGTGTGGAGAGGAAGCTGCTGCCCAAGAAGAAAGAAGGAGTGCTCTGTGTCCAG GCAACGGAGCTCAAATGTGGGGGCTTAGTGCTGGCCTGCACCTTCGACCACCGCATCGCCGACGCCTACTCGACCAACATATTTCTGGTGGCCTGGGCTGAGACCGCCGCTTCTAAGCCCATCTCTCTTCCCCCCTCCTTCCGCCGCTCTCTACTCATCCCTCGCCGCCCAGGCTCCCACGACCCCTCTCTTGACCGCCTCTACGTGCCGGTTTCTTCGCTACCTCCCCCGCCCGCGTCCGACGAGGAGGACGCCGTCAACCGCATCTACTACATCACCGCCGACGACATCGCCCGGATCCAGGCAGCCGCCGGCCGCAAGCGCACCAAGATAGAGGTTTTCACCGCCTATCTCTGGCGAGTCCTAGCCCGCGGCGCCCGCCCCGAGGACAAGGTCTGCCGCATGGGTGCCGTCGTCGACGGCCGCACCCGGCTGGCCCGTGGCGGCGAGATGGCTGGCTACTTCGGCAACGTGCTGTCTATCCCGTACGGGAGCCTCCGGGTGGAGGAGCTGAAAGATATGGACCTGGCAGAGGCGGCGGAGGCGGTGCACGGGTGGCTGCGCCGGGCGACGACCGAGGAGCACTTCCGGGGGCTGGTGGACTGGGTGGAGGCCCGGCGGCCGGAGACAGCCTTGGCGCGAATCTATGCTGGGGAGAAGGACGGAGGGGTGGGGTGCGTTGTGTCGTCGGGACGGGCTTTTCCGGTAGGGGAGGTGGAGTTCGGGTGGGGGAAGGCGGTGTTCGGGTCGTACCACTTCCCCTGGGGGGGCAGCGCCGGCTACGTGATGCCGATGCCCAGCAGCAGGAAAAACGGGGACTGGGTGGTCTACATGCACATGCTCAAGAATTTTTTGGACCTGCTGGAGGCGGAGGAGCCGCCGGTTTTCCGACCTCTGACCACTGACTACTTCCTGGCGGACGGCAAGTGA